CATAAAAGTCCCTCATAAGATTTTTAAGTTTCAAAGTGCGACCAAAGCACTGAATGATTTAGAAACAATTGATCCAAATTATCTTTTTTTGGATCTGAATATGCCTGAAATGACAGGATGGGACTTTTTAGAGGTCTTCAAGCCACAACAAGTAACTCCGGAAGTTTACATTTTGAGCAGTTCGGTGGATGAAAGGGATATTGTAAAAGCCAATGGGTACTCCATTGTCAAACAGTATTTATCCAAACCATTGGTCAAAAAGTACATTCAAATGATTTTCAACTGACATTTTTTTGTCAATTTTTATATTTTTTTCAAAACTCATCTGCTGATTTTTGGTTACCTTTTAAAGAAAAACGAAAAATATGGCAAGATCAAATCCAGAGTTGATTGCGGCTTTCCGTAATACTATTTCAAAGTTAAAAAAAGGTGCACCTTATCAATGGGGACACATGGGCGCGTGCAATTGTGGCAATTTAGCCCAGGAATTGATTTCCTTAAGCAAAGAAGAAATCCATAGATATGCCATGTCCAAATCTGGCGACTGGAATGAGCAGTTGAATGACTATTGCCCTACCAGTGGTTATCCAATGGATTTGATGATAGGGAAATTAGTGGAAAAAGGTTTGAGTATTGAAGAATTAAAACATCTGGAAAAACTGTCAGATCCAAAAATATTAGCCAACATTCCTCTACCCAGGAGAAACCAATTAACAAAAAATAATATCCATGACCTTATCTTTTATCTGGAAACATGGTTGGAACTGTTGGAAAATCAATGGCTTGAATCAAACTCTCACCTCTCAATTGATACGAAGAAAAAAAATATCCCTGTACAGGT
This window of the Aquiflexum balticum DSM 16537 genome carries:
- a CDS encoding response regulator — encoded protein: MVRIVLIDDDPISTFVTEKLISKNIKVPHKIFKFQSATKALNDLETIDPNYLFLDLNMPEMTGWDFLEVFKPQQVTPEVYILSSSVDERDIVKANGYSIVKQYLSKPLVKKYIQMIFN